From Candidatus Atelocyanobacterium thalassa isolate ALOHA, a single genomic window includes:
- the secF gene encoding protein translocase subunit SecF: protein MKLNIIKWRKAWWFISSTIILSSIIGILISYSKFNAPLKLGLDFVGGTRLQLQLECEIQKKCITPIDTKIVRDILSTRNLNDNTIQVLENNILSIQTKALDVEQRTELQKELNNKVGKFDPETIQIDTVGPTIGWELFKSGILALLVSFLGIVFYLSVRFKIDYAFFAILALVHDVLITVGCFSFLGLFASIEVNSLFLVSLLTIIGFSVNDTVVIYDRIRENIDRFSEELPLSEIVNKSVNQTLARSINTTATTLLPLISLFLFGGETIKYFALALILGFSVGSYSSIFIASTLLAWWREPKLSNIKLRS from the coding sequence ATGAAATTAAATATAATTAAATGGAGAAAGGCATGGTGGTTTATATCTTCAACAATAATTTTAAGTAGTATTATTGGAATACTTATTTCATATTCTAAATTTAATGCTCCTTTAAAATTAGGGCTAGATTTTGTTGGAGGTACCAGGCTTCAATTACAGCTAGAATGCGAGATTCAAAAAAAATGTATCACACCAATTGATACAAAAATAGTTCGGGATATCTTGTCTACTAGAAATTTGAATGACAATACTATTCAAGTTTTAGAAAATAATATTCTTTCTATTCAAACTAAGGCACTTGATGTAGAACAAAGGACTGAATTGCAGAAAGAATTAAACAACAAAGTTGGGAAATTTGATCCTGAAACAATTCAAATAGATACGGTAGGACCTACTATCGGTTGGGAACTTTTTAAATCTGGAATTTTAGCTTTATTAGTATCTTTTTTAGGAATAGTTTTTTATCTAAGTGTTCGTTTTAAAATTGATTATGCATTTTTCGCTATCCTAGCATTAGTGCATGATGTTTTAATTACAGTTGGTTGTTTCTCTTTTTTAGGATTATTTGCATCGATAGAGGTTAATAGTCTATTTTTAGTTTCTCTGCTAACTATAATAGGATTTTCTGTAAATGACACTGTCGTAATTTATGATCGTATTAGAGAGAATATAGATCGATTCAGTGAAGAACTTCCTTTGAGTGAAATAGTAAATAAATCTGTAAATCAGACTTTAGCTCGTTCTATTAATACTACTGCTACAACTTTGTTACCTCTCATAAGTCTTTTTCTTTTTGGAGGAGAAACAATAAAATATTTTGCTCTTGCTTTAATTTTAGGTTTTTCAGTAGGTTCTTATTCTAGTATTTTTATTGCAAGCACATTACTTGCATGGTGGCGTGAGCCTAAGTTATCAAATATTAAACTAAGAAGTTAA
- the tsaD gene encoding tRNA (adenosine(37)-N6)-threonylcarbamoyltransferase complex transferase subunit TsaD — translation MATILAIETSCDDTSVAIVNDRQIYSNIVANQNELHNYYGGIVPEIASREHLLHINYCIDQALQVAKLNWSEIDGIAATVAPGLVGALMVGETAAKTLSMIHEKPFLGIHHLEGHIYANYLCENDLKPPFLCLLVSGGHTSIIHVKSYGIYEELGATHDDAAGEAFDKVARLLDLGYPGGPIIDKLATMGDPKKFSLPEGRISLPQGGYHPYDSSFSGLKTAVLRLVEKFKKEQGVDLPVADIAASFQETIVRSLTKKTIRCAMDYDINNIAIGGGVAANSCLRNYLTEAASKNNLKVYYPPLELCTDNAAMIACAAADHLTRGHISSWSLEVQSRLKISEATKLYK, via the coding sequence ATGGCAACTATATTAGCAATTGAAACTAGTTGTGATGATACTTCTGTAGCTATTGTTAATGATAGACAAATTTATAGTAATATTGTTGCCAATCAAAATGAACTTCATAATTACTATGGAGGAATAGTTCCTGAAATAGCATCTCGTGAGCATTTATTACATATTAATTATTGTATTGATCAAGCCTTACAAGTTGCAAAATTAAATTGGAGTGAAATTGATGGCATTGCTGCAACAGTTGCCCCAGGGCTCGTTGGAGCTTTGATGGTAGGAGAAACAGCAGCGAAGACGCTTTCTATGATACATGAAAAACCATTTTTAGGAATTCATCATTTAGAAGGACATATCTATGCAAACTATTTATGTGAAAATGATTTAAAACCTCCTTTTCTTTGTTTACTAGTATCAGGAGGTCATACTAGTATAATTCATGTTAAAAGCTATGGAATTTATGAAGAATTAGGAGCAACACATGATGATGCTGCTGGAGAAGCTTTTGATAAAGTAGCTCGATTATTGGATTTAGGCTATCCAGGTGGTCCAATTATTGATAAGTTAGCAACTATGGGTGATCCGAAAAAATTTAGTTTACCAGAAGGTAGGATATCTCTACCTCAAGGAGGTTATCATCCTTACGATTCAAGTTTTAGTGGATTGAAAACAGCTGTTTTAAGACTGGTAGAAAAATTTAAGAAAGAACAAGGTGTTGATTTACCTGTTGCTGATATAGCAGCAAGCTTTCAAGAAACAATAGTTCGTTCATTAACCAAAAAAACTATTAGATGTGCGATGGATTACGATATAAATAATATTGCTATTGGCGGAGGAGTTGCTGCCAATAGTTGCTTGAGAAATTATTTAACAGAAGCTGCTAGCAAAAATAACTTAAAAGTTTACTATCCTCCTTTAGAATTATGTACAGATAATGCTGCTATGATAGCTTGTGCTGCTGCTGATCACTTAACAAGAGGACACATTTCTTCCTGGAGCCTTGAAGTACAATCTCGATTAAAAATTTCTGAAGCGACGAAACTATACAAATAA
- the hemH gene encoding ferrochelatase — MGRVGVLLLNLGGPEQLKDVRPFLFNLFSDPDIVRLPFPWLQKPLAWLISTLRTNKSQDNYRQIGGGSPLRKITEAQGKALAKKLLEYGQKMDVYIGMRYWYPFTEEAINHIKHDCPDKLIILPLYPQFSISTSGSSFRVLEKIWQTDPVLRQIEYTLIPSWYDNPNYLKAMADLIIKELNKCSNPEQVHIFFSAHGVPQSYVEEAGDPYQAEIEACTHLLMSAINRPNSYTLAYQSKVGPVEWLKPYAEDALQALGGQGIKDLLVVPISFVSEHIETLQEIDIEYRKTAEKAGIYNFSRVPALNTHPIFIDALAELVIHSLEKPPVTFKCITHPRENIIIYPKKSWQWGITSTAEVWNGRLAMLGFVALLVELISGHGILHYLGII, encoded by the coding sequence ATGGGTCGTGTTGGGGTTTTATTACTAAACTTGGGTGGACCAGAACAATTGAAAGATGTTCGTCCTTTTCTTTTTAATTTGTTTTCTGATCCAGATATTGTTCGTTTACCTTTTCCATGGCTGCAAAAACCTTTGGCCTGGCTGATTTCTACTTTAAGAACCAACAAATCTCAAGATAACTATCGTCAGATTGGAGGAGGTTCTCCGTTAAGAAAAATAACAGAGGCTCAAGGTAAAGCACTTGCCAAAAAACTTTTAGAATATGGACAGAAAATGGATGTCTATATAGGCATGCGTTACTGGTATCCTTTTACAGAAGAAGCTATTAATCATATTAAGCATGATTGTCCAGATAAATTAATTATTCTTCCCTTATATCCGCAATTTTCAATAAGTACAAGCGGTTCTAGCTTTCGTGTGCTTGAAAAAATATGGCAAACTGATCCTGTATTAAGACAGATTGAGTATACATTAATACCTTCTTGGTATGATAATCCAAATTACTTGAAAGCTATGGCTGATTTGATTATCAAAGAATTAAACAAGTGTTCTAATCCGGAACAAGTACATATATTCTTTAGTGCTCATGGTGTACCTCAAAGTTATGTAGAAGAAGCTGGTGATCCCTATCAAGCAGAAATTGAAGCTTGTACTCATTTACTAATGAGTGCAATTAATCGTCCGAATTCTTACACATTGGCTTATCAAAGTAAAGTTGGTCCAGTAGAATGGTTGAAACCATATGCTGAAGATGCTCTTCAAGCATTAGGAGGACAAGGAATTAAAGATTTACTAGTGGTTCCTATTAGTTTTGTTTCTGAACATATTGAAACTCTTCAAGAAATTGATATCGAGTATCGTAAGACTGCTGAAAAAGCAGGTATTTACAATTTTTCTAGAGTTCCAGCTTTAAATACTCATCCTATTTTTATAGATGCTCTAGCTGAATTAGTTATTCATTCTCTAGAAAAACCTCCAGTAACTTTCAAGTGCATAACTCATCCAAGAGAGAACATCATAATATACCCTAAGAAGTCTTGGCAGTGGGGAATAACAAGTACTGCAGAGGTATGGAATGGTAGATTAGCTATGCTAGGATTTGTTGCTCTTTTAGTTGAGTTAATAAGCGGACATGGCATTCTACATTATCTGGGGATAATATAA